The region ATATGTTGGACAAATATTTGTAACAAACAAGAGGATCCTCAAAAATGGGCAGACTCTGAGGCTCCTCTGGTCAATTTGAATTCATTCATTTTAATGCacagcttttaaaacggaatagcTTTTTCAGAATTTAGCCAAGCGATTTAAATTTTTTGGGGACGTTAGAGAGATTGGTTCGCTAGGCAATGgataaaaaattgtttgagGACAATTGCAATGTTCAGAATTGAGAGAAATACAAACCTGCACATAACAATGGGATGAAGGTACGCGCATTTGCTTCCTAACGTACAGTTCGGCCAATATCTGCACTTCTCCTTCGACTTGTCTAACACTGTTACCGCgctttctgttgttgttgttgacttTTTGTCTAAATCTGAAACAGAGACATGAAAAGTACATGAAATTTTCATTCTTGCACGATAACAATTCGTCGTCTCAATTTATTGTGTCACTTACGTTTGGCCAACAATGGGTTTGTCAATACAGTACTGGTCTTGATATCTGCAGGACTGGGTGAATGAGATCTGTTATATACTATGGGACTTAATTTTCTTCGTTTCCTCGGTACCTCCTCAGTCTTCTCGACATTCTCGGTGTTACAGTTTTCATTATTCTCTTCCGCTCTTTCTTTTCCATTCGCATCCATCTCACCATCCACTTCGGTTACTTGAAAAACAGATGTTTCTGACTCATTCTGGGCATATACATCATTTTGTGTTGTTAAAAGCACAAGTTCATCGTCTTCATTTACCTTCGAACACGATTCATGGAAATAGTGTTAAGGACGGCTAAAGTAAGTGAAGCGCTTATAAATTTAACTAACTGCGGCTACGGTTAACTACCTCCATTTCCagtcgttcgtcgtcgtcggatACAGCTTTCTCCTTGATAAGGTTGTTGTTGTATCCGTTCAGGGTGACTAAAAATTTTTGGTTGTCGTCGCTTCTTTGAAACAACGACATTACCACGCCCATATGCTCCTCAGTAACCGATTGTTTTACATCTACAGATCGTACAATACTAAATGTATTAGAGAAAGAATTTTAGGTGTTGTACGCGTTCGTACCTGCCTAGAAACAAACATACTTACAAGGCTTCAATTTCGTCTCGGAAACATCGGTATTTAACTCGACCTGGATCTTTTCCATGACCAATCTCTTATTAGAATTGAGATGTACCGACAAATTTTGTCCTACTTCTCGAACGACGGTCGGCTTAAGATGTTTCAATGTTTGCTTCTTATCCTGCAAGCATAAATTAAGAGAGATTAATGTACAATATAATGATAGAAAAGTAATTCCCTGACCGATttgttattttatacaaaccaaTAGAGATGGTTCAGGATTCTTTTGAGTAACAACTGACTGGTTGGCTTCTGCAACCGCTCGTAACAGCAAGGATTGCGTGGCACGTTTCTGCGTTGGCTGCAGAGGTTTCAGCGGTCTTGGAGTTACGATTACTTTGCTTGGTATCTTAGTATCTTCGATGTCTTCTGCATCGCTGGACTCTTTACTAGTTCTTTCCGACAACTTCAATCGTTTTCTTTCAGTCTTTGCTGGAGTAAGTTTATTTACGGCTATTATGTGAGATTTAATGGGACCAGAAATTCCGGTAGATTGATCGTCATTGTCTAACTCTTCTTCTGCCCCCAAGTTGAGATAATCATCGTCTTCGCTACTCTGAGAACGTctatttattaaattgaaacCACCTTTAACTGTCACCGGTCGAAAATTGTTTTTCAACGGTCCCAGTCTAGTTTTAATGTTTTTGTTGTTACTTAATGTATCCCGATCTTGCTCCAACAGTTTACTTTTGAATTCCATCGACTCTTTGACTCCCAATTGTTTCTGCAACCTATCGGTACGCGCGATCCCTAAACGATCTTTAATCGTACTCGCCGGTTTTCCAACTGATTTTGATTTTACAGTAGAGTTCACCTTATCTCTTAATTCTACATTTTTAGAAATTTTGTCAACTTTGGAGTTGCCCAAACGTGTCTTAACATCACTGCTAATTTTATCAGAATCATTATGTTTCGACTCGGCTTCACGGTTTCTCCTTGCACGTTCGTCCGTCTCAAAATTTCTTCCTCTTTGGAAATTATTGTTACTACGAATGCCATCGAACCTGTGCTTTTCTACACGCTTTTCATTCTGTCGGTATCGGTTGTCATTATCCGTCTTATCTCTGTGAACTTCAAATTTCTTTCTGGGAGACACTATACCAAGACGATTTTTCACAGAGACAACAGATGTAACTTTTGGTTTATTGATACaagattttaatttttttacattGTCTTCCGTTATACTTTTCTCGTCATCTTCAATCTTCGATCGCTTCGCTTCATTTTGTTTCTTATCCGAGTTATCGCGAATATTATTTGCTGTATCCAACGGTCTTTTCAGTGTTCTGGATGAGGGAACATCTGCTTTTACTTCAATTCGAGAATCCCCCAACCTACCACCAGAAGTCTCGATAGCAACTGGTTCCTTATTCGCATTTCCCGCTTGACTATCGTTTGGCTGTATTTTCTTTGATACAGTTTGATGAGAATCGCTGTGATCCAATCCAACGTCTGATTTAGCGTCATGACCTGCACTTTTTACAGACTTTTCTACACTTTTGGCTTGACTTGTATCTAATTTTTGACTAGACACAGATGGTTTTCCACTTTGTTTATGGAATGATTTATCATCCTTTGTACTCTTATTGGAAGACCTCTCCAGAGGTTGATTAACGCCCTGATCTTCTAAAAAGGAGGTCGTTGAtgtctttttctttttcctttcttccTCTTGTTTAACCACAACTGTAGGCACAAATTCCCTTAATGATTTTCTTTTAGCTACCGTGACCTTCTGCAATTTCTTTAACACTTGGTCATGAAGCCAGTCTACAAACGGAGTTGTACAATTCTCTAGAAACAGATATAGATCATCGTGCATTTGTTGACGAGACTTTTTATTTACAAccattactaaaatataatctGGTAATTCTTCGTCGTATCTAACTCCTAATTCTAGTAATTTAGCACGAATGGCACTCTGAAAAAAGAATGATAAAGCATTCTTATTACTATGTCAACACCAATAACTCACAGAATATAATTTCTTGATTACGTTGATTTTAAACTGCAGAAGAACGGCTATCTTAAGGTATCGTTATCTGCATCGTTACACATACaatactttatatattttacatcaTGTCTCGATCTTCTTATAATGATAATCCTTAAATTATGTAAAAGTATGAATAAATCTACTATAAGATTTATTTATTGTCATTGTGTTATCTTACACTCAAAATTCTTTAGGCTAACGCTACAAAAATTATTCCAAAGTTGATAGAACAACGATAGCAAATAATCGTCAgacaattaattaataattttacaagATGTTTTGCTCGAAGCAATTACAAACGGTCCGATAGCTAGAAAGATATAAAATGCCATAATAAAAGCGTAGATCGTTCACTTACTCGCAGTTGATTTGTAACTTCTATTCCTCGTATGTCCATGGCTGACAATTACATTAAACCTTTCAATAGTGTAGAATAAGAAAATGGTTTTTGAGACAAGAAACAGACAATATTAACGTCGTTCAAGAATAAAAACATCCTCTATCTGCCACGAAGGATCATGGATCAGAGATCAGAATGCCTCCTTCCAATGAAAAGACCCTGGTGCAATCAAGCTAGGAAACTGTGCAGTAACTTTTGTTACTTCAAATACATATACTGGACAATAATGAGATCTACTTTACTTCGTTAGCGAGAGTCGACGAAAAAATTTTCTTTGCTCTTATTCGCTGATGATTCGCTTGTTAAGACAGGATCCACTACGGATTGCATGATAGGGATGTAAAATTATATAGGGATATGTGAGCCAGTTTAGGGAATAAGAAAGGGGAATAATTAGGGAGAAAGAATTAAGAGAGAAATAATTAGGGAATAAGAAGAGTATGTAAGTACAGTCATATCtcattatagtatagtatatctcattatagtaatactatagtatagtcATGCTTCATCATAGTATTTCTGGTTCACCATAGTATAGTCATGCTTCATCATAGTAAGCATTTTTATCCCCATCATTTGGGGTTCTATGTGAAAGGGTCCATACGGACGAGAAACTTAACCATCTCATTTTACCGTGCTCGCGGTCTCACTCTTCTCGCGCATCCGTATGCTTAGCGCTCCATCTGAAACACTTGGCGTGATATTCGACTTGTACGCACTTGTACAACATCGTATTTGCAAACGTCTTGAAACGACGATCATTTctgcaattattaaaattttcgaaaacccgTAAGCTACATTTTAGGTAATGATTTTTGGTTTACGAAGGTTTACGAGAAGGATTCTCGAAAGCGACGAATAATCTCGCAATTTTATACGATTATTACTTTCAAAAATCTGAAAAACATAGCTGAAACTTGTGTTCGTATTC is a window of Megalopta genalis isolate 19385.01 unplaced genomic scaffold, iyMegGena1_principal scaffold0100, whole genome shotgun sequence DNA encoding:
- the LOC143262234 gene encoding uncharacterized protein LOC143262234 — translated: MDIRGIEVTNQLRSAIRAKLLELGVRYDEELPDYILVMVVNKKSRQQMHDDLYLFLENCTTPFVDWLHDQVLKKLQKVTVAKRKSLREFVPTVVVKQEEERKKKKTSTTSFLEDQGVNQPLERSSNKSTKDDKSFHKQSGKPSVSSQKLDTSQAKSVEKSVKSAGHDAKSDVGLDHSDSHQTVSKKIQPNDSQAGNANKEPVAIETSGGRLGDSRIEVKADVPSSRTLKRPLDTANNIRDNSDKKQNEAKRSKIEDDEKSITEDNVKKLKSCINKPKVTSVVSVKNRLGIVSPRKKFEVHRDKTDNDNRYRQNEKRVEKHRFDGIRSNNNFQRGRNFETDERARRNREAESKHNDSDKISSDVKTRLGNSKVDKISKNVELRDKVNSTVKSKSVGKPASTIKDRLGIARTDRLQKQLGVKESMEFKSKLLEQDRDTLSNNKNIKTRLGPLKNNFRPVTVKGGFNLINRRSQSSEDDDYLNLGAEEELDNDDQSTGISGPIKSHIIAVNKLTPAKTERKRLKLSERTSKESSDAEDIEDTKIPSKVIVTPRPLKPLQPTQKRATQSLLLRAVAEANQSVVTQKNPEPSLLDKKQTLKHLKPTVVREVGQNLSVHLNSNKRLVMEKIQVELNTDVSETKLKPYVKQSVTEEHMGVVMSLFQRSDDNQKFLVTLNGYNNNLIKEKAVSDDDERLEMEVNEDDELVLLTTQNDVYAQNESETSVFQVTEVDGEMDANGKERAEENNENCNTENVEKTEEVPRKRRKLSPIVYNRSHSPSPADIKTSTVLTNPLLAKHLDKKSTTTTESAVTVLDKSKEKCRYWPNCTLGSKCAYLHPIVMCSAFPACKFGDKCAYRHPKCKFGLACTKLGCVFSHPTQQCKYHPFCTKPSCQYSHPTPVPAEATTQRAKFTWRRRD